One region of Diabrotica undecimpunctata isolate CICGRU chromosome 6, icDiaUnde3, whole genome shotgun sequence genomic DNA includes:
- the LOC140444338 gene encoding uncharacterized protein translates to MSTCTTQGTTFCHIKPCDRDGPIFSLDAIIVKKVCSNQPKVFINPHDLIHIRDLKLADHTFYQPGPIDMLIGAELVPLFLKSGRILGEPNQPVALETIFGYVLQGRVSTDLSNCNFTALHKSMDTNIDSLLQRFWEVENISKPVILSQDDQVCENIYKAFTFRELTGRFSVPLPFRQPNPVFCDTYSQAYRRFCMLENRFKKIPDLKEKYVEFMNEYITSQHMVPVPESDFKSPTSYYFAHHAVFKKQLVNSSLVSKIRVVFDASLRDVRGVSLNDTLYTGPKLQKDISSLLLNFRYFRYCFTWDIKQIYRQINVNREFWNYQRILWRSDSSKPLQEYFLRAVTYGVSSSPYLALKTLQELAESAESRFPNASQALTRHFYIDDGLLGSDYLSSTRSLQLELIQLLKLGGFELGKWASNHPSLLQDFGSDILTSCSFDKEEPSVIKVLGLKWDPSTDVFSYSYCPLDKTCTMRAILSEISRIFDPLGFISPCLLRAKRLLQQLGQSNVSWDDEPPEQIQQVWHQFKTELPDLANIQIPRHFGFNKSSKVEIHGFCDASELGYASVVYFRFRTSDKFETVLVCAKCRVSPLKTQSIARLELLAAVLLADLVAFIKESFKHIFSFSDIHVWSDSTIALTWVNSSPHK, encoded by the coding sequence ATGTCGACGTGTACCACTCAGGGTACCACGTTCTGTCATATTAAACCGTGTGATCGTGACGGCCCGATCTTCTCGTTGGACGCAATCATTGTGAAAAAGGTGTGTTCAAATCAACCTAAGGTATTTATCAATCCTCACGATCTTATTCATATACGTGATCTGAAATTAGCAGATCACACATTCTATCAACCCGGTCCGATAGACATGCTGATAGGTGCTGAATTAGTTCCTCTCTTTTTAAAGTCTGGTCGAATTCTTGGCGAACCAAATCAACCTGTCGCTTTAGAAACCATTTTCGGTTATGTGCTACAAGGGCGAGTCTCTACGGATCTTTCAAATTGTAATTTTACCGCTTTACATAAGTCTATGGATACAAACATAGATAGTCTTTTACAAAGGTTTTGGGAAGTCGAAAATATATCTAAACCTGTCATTTTGTCCCAGGACGATCAAGTTTGTGAAAATATTTATAAGGCATTTACTTTCCGAGAGTTAACAGGCAGATTTTCTGTTCCTCTACCGTTTCGACAACCCAATCCTGTCTTTTGCGATACTTATTCTCAAGCATATCGTCGTTTTTGCATGTTAGAGAATCGTTTTAAGAAAATTCCGGAtctcaaagaaaaatatgttgagttTATGAATGAATATATTACTTCCCAACATATGGTCCCGGTTCctgaatccgattttaaatcgcctaCCTCGTATTATTTTGCTCATCACGCAGTTTTCAAAAAACAACTTGTTAATTCGTCTCTTGTTTCCAAAATTCGTGTTGTCTTCGACGCCAGTCTACGTGACGTTCGAGGTGTGTCTCTCAATGATACTTTATATACAGGTCCTAAGCTTCAAAAGGACATCTCTTCgcttttacttaattttcgatattttcgtTACTGCTTCACGTGGGATATAAAGCAAATTTATCGACAAATTAACGTAAACAGAGAATTTTGGAATTATCAAAGAATTCTCTGGAGGTCGGATTCTTCTAAACCTCTCCAAGAATACTTTTTACGTGCTGTTACGTACGGTGTTTCTTCTTCACCTTATCTCGCATTAAAAACCTTACAAGAGTTAGCTGAGTCGGCAGAGTCTCGTTTCCCTAATGCTTCACAAGCTTTAACGCGACATTTTTATATTGACGACGGTCTATTAGGAAGTGATTATCTGTCATCTACCCGCTCTCTACAGTTAGAGCTCATTCAACTTTTAAAGCTCGGGGGTTTTGAGCTAGGCAAATGGGCCAGCAACCATCCCAGTCTACTCCAAGATTTTGGCTCCGATATTCTGACATCTTGTTCGTTTGATAAAGAGGAACCTTCCGTTATTAAGGTGCTAGGCCTGAAATGGGACCCGTCGACTGACGTCTTTTCTTATTCTTACTGTCCCCTTGACAAAACTTGTACAATGCGGGCTATTCTTTCGGAAATTAGTCGTATTTTTGATCCTCTTGGTTTCATCTCCCCGTGTCTTTTAAGGGCCAAACGTCTGCTACAACAGTTGGGGCAATCCAATGTATCTTGGGATGATGAACCACCTGAACAAATACAACAGGTATGGCATCAGTTTAAAACCGAGTTACCTGACCTTGCAAACATTCAAATCCCTAGACACTTCGGCTTTAATAAATCTTCTAAAGTTGAGATTCATGGATTCTGCGATGCTTCAGAGTTAGGATACGCCAGCGTTGTATATTTCCGATTTAGGACTTCTGATAAATTTGAAACTGTACTTGTGTGTGCTAAATGTCGAGTTTCTCCTCTGAAGACACAATCTATTGCAAGATTGGAACTGTTGGCAGCTGTATTGCTGGCGGATCTAGTCGCCTTCATTAAAGAGTCGTTTAAGCATATCTTTTCTTTTTCCGATATTCATGTTTGGTCGGATTCCACGATTGCTCTTACTTGGGTTAATTCTTCTCCGCATAAATGA
- the LOC140444339 gene encoding uncharacterized protein: protein MVYVLKFVAKLQRKNKAASFDSLNSHLEMESALRYIVKHVQADVFSDIFLKIQQNSLLPKPFRKLAPFIDEYGLLRVGGRLQKSRLSFDAKHPLLLPKTHRFTDLIIEWTHQTHLHPGLKAMHYLLLQRFWILSPKSAIHRCLSKCIRCFRCRPKSYNPFMANLPTVRVTPLRAFLSVCVDFAGPFSLLMSKHRGAKTYKGYVCVFVCTSTKAIHLEVTSNLSSESFLAAFRRFVSRRGKCLTIRSDQGTNFKGASNEIIKLAQSAAETLSITWDFNPPGAPHFNGLAEAGVKSFKNHMYRVLGTQILTYEEFYTLMTQIEAVLNSRPLCAASSDPNDLQALTPGHFLVFEPLVDSILDPDLSALKINRLNRWQLIQRIRGDFWKRWSKEYIHSLQERSKWHSPTPSLIKGSLVLIKNEQQPPLRWQLARIIELHYGTDGIVGVVSLRTASDGILQRPVVKICPLPIC from the coding sequence ATGGTTTACGTCTTAAAATTCGTGGCTAaacttcaaagaaaaaacaaagctGCATCTTTCGATTCCCTGAACAGTCATTTAGAGATGGAATCTGCGTTACGATACATTGTTAAGCACGTACAAGCTGACGTTTTTTCGGATATTTTcctcaaaattcaacaaaattcgCTGTTACCCAAACCTTTTCGTAAACTCGCACCCTTTATTGATGAATATGGTCTTTTGAGAGTAGGAGGTCGATTACAAAAGTCTCGGTTGTCTTTTGATGCAAAACATCCATTGCTATTACCCAAAACTCATCGTTTCACCGATTTAATCATCGAATGGACTCATCAAACGCATCTGCACCCTGGTTTAAAGGCTATGCATTATTTATTGCTTCAACGTTTTTGGATTCTGTCTCCGAAAAGTGCCATTCATCGCTGTTTGTcgaagtgcattcgttgttttagATGCCGACCTAAATCTTACAACCCCTTTATGGCAAACTTGCCAACTGTCCGAGTTACTCCGTTACGTGCTTTCCTGTCTGTTTGTGTGGATTTTGCAGGACCATTCTCGTTATTAATGTCCAAACATAGAGGTGCAAAAACATATAAAGGATATGTTTGTGTATTCGTGTGTACGAGTACAAAGGCCATTCATCTGGAAGTAACTTCAAATCTTAGTTCTGAGTCCTTTTTGGCTGCCTTTCGTAGATTTGTATCTCGACGCGGTAAGTGCCTAACCATTAGGAGTGATCAAGGTACCAATTTTAAGGGAGCCAGCAACGAAATCATTAAACTAGCTCAATCTGCTGCTGAGACTCTTTCTATTACCTGGGATTTTAATCCACCCGGTGCCCCTCATTTTAATGGGTTAGCCGAGGCTGGGGTCAAATCATTCAAGAACCATATGTATCGTGTTTTGGGTACACAAATTTTGACTTATGAAGAGTTCTATACTCTTATGACTCAAATCGAGGCAGTTCTTAACTCCCGTCCTTTGTGTGCAGCAAGCTCTGACCCTAATGACTTGCAGGCACTGACTCCTGgtcattttttagtttttgaacCCTTAGTGGATTCAATTCTCGATCCAGATCTAAGCGCTTTAAAGATTAACCGTCTGAATCGTTGGCAGTTAATCCAAAGGATAAGAGGGGACTTTTGGAAAAGATGGTCTAAAGAGTATATTCATTCTCTTCAAGAGCGATCTAAATGGCATAGTCCAACCCCATCTCTCATTAAAGGTTCTCTAGTCCTCATAAAAAATGAACAACAGCCTCCTCTTCGCTGGCAATTGGCCAGAATCATTGAGTTGCATTACGGCACCGACGGTATTGTAGGCGTTGTTAGTCTGAGGACAGCTTCAGATGGCATCCTACAACGTCCGGTGGTCAAGATCTGTCCACTACCTATTTGTTAA